In Xenorhabdus poinarii G6, the following are encoded in one genomic region:
- the cecR gene encoding transcriptional regulator CecR, whose product MAAKTAQTLRGEQAKQQLLEAAIAIFGKSGLDGATTRNIAQHAQQNIAAIAYYFGSKEGLYLAVVQHIADKLRAEFAPLIESIDRFFAETPKPYPQAQILAFIHQGMVSYNRLIFEKSSINISRIMSHEQLTPTEAYSVMHDQGLAPIYSRLNKLIANYIGADERHISTQIHTHALLGEILSFRLAREALLRQTGWDNIGVKEYELINHVLSQHINLLLDGLSAQTVSQPQVE is encoded by the coding sequence ATGGCAGCGAAGACGGCTCAGACATTACGGGGCGAACAAGCCAAACAGCAACTTCTGGAAGCAGCAATCGCCATTTTTGGCAAATCCGGTCTGGATGGGGCAACGACCCGCAATATTGCACAACATGCACAACAAAATATCGCAGCCATTGCCTATTATTTTGGTTCTAAAGAAGGATTATACCTTGCCGTTGTGCAACATATTGCCGACAAGCTAAGAGCGGAGTTTGCACCTCTTATCGAATCCATTGATCGTTTTTTTGCTGAAACACCAAAACCCTATCCACAAGCGCAAATACTGGCCTTTATTCATCAGGGGATGGTGAGTTATAACCGACTGATTTTCGAGAAAAGTAGTATCAACATTAGCCGGATCATGTCCCATGAACAATTGACCCCCACTGAAGCTTACAGTGTCATGCATGATCAGGGGCTGGCCCCCATTTATTCCCGCTTGAATAAACTCATCGCCAACTATATCGGCGCTGATGAACGTCATATTTCAACCCAAATCCATACCCATGCCTTACTCGGTGAAATACTCTCTTTCCGACTGGCCAGAGAAGCCTTATTGCGCCAAACGGGGTGGGACAATATCGGGGTGAAAGAATATGAATTAATCAATCACGTTTTATCGCAACACATCAATTTATTGCTTGATGGATTAAGTGCGCAGACCGTCAGTCAGCCGCAGGTTGAGTGA
- the hlyD gene encoding secretion protein HlyD, with amino-acid sequence MNSKQFALTLLALIVVIGAMVGMYYYQEQNSRALTLYGNVDIRTVNLGFRVAGKLSELQVDEGDAIAVGQTLGRLDDAPFINALNQAKAARDIAKANLAKAEAGYRREEIAQVRSEVAQKASAFRFADSFLKRQQGLWQNKTLSANDLENARAGRNQALAAYQAAKDKLRQFEAGYRTEEIAAAKAQLTQAEAAVAQAELDLKDTQLTAPSAGVILTRAIEPGTMLAAGNTVFTLSLTNPVWIRAYIDEPNLNQAIAGREILIDTDGRKNQPYHGKIGFVSPTAEFTPKSVETPDLRTDLVYRLRIIVLDPDNGLKQGMPVTLRFADTNTAQVDLADTDK; translated from the coding sequence ATGAACAGTAAACAGTTTGCTCTTACCCTATTGGCGCTCATTGTTGTCATCGGTGCGATGGTGGGGATGTATTACTATCAGGAACAAAATAGCAGGGCGCTGACCTTGTATGGCAATGTAGATATCAGAACGGTCAATCTTGGCTTTCGGGTGGCTGGCAAATTGTCTGAGCTACAAGTGGATGAAGGTGATGCCATTGCAGTAGGACAGACGCTTGGCCGCCTCGATGATGCGCCGTTTATCAATGCGTTAAATCAGGCCAAAGCCGCTCGTGATATCGCCAAAGCCAATCTTGCCAAAGCAGAAGCCGGTTATCGCCGTGAAGAAATCGCTCAGGTACGATCTGAAGTGGCGCAAAAAGCATCAGCATTCCGTTTTGCGGATAGTTTCCTGAAACGTCAGCAAGGATTGTGGCAAAACAAAACCCTTTCCGCCAATGATCTGGAAAATGCCAGAGCCGGGCGTAATCAGGCTCTGGCCGCTTATCAGGCTGCAAAAGATAAATTACGTCAATTTGAAGCGGGTTATCGCACCGAAGAAATCGCGGCGGCAAAAGCGCAACTCACTCAAGCAGAAGCGGCCGTCGCACAGGCTGAACTCGATTTAAAAGATACCCAACTAACCGCCCCCTCTGCCGGGGTGATCCTGACCAGAGCCATTGAACCCGGCACCATGCTGGCGGCCGGCAATACTGTTTTTACGCTGTCACTGACCAATCCTGTTTGGATCAGGGCATACATTGATGAACCCAATCTCAATCAAGCCATTGCCGGACGGGAAATTCTGATTGATACCGATGGACGCAAAAATCAGCCCTATCATGGCAAAATTGGGTTTGTTTCGCCTACCGCCGAATTTACCCCAAAGAGCGTCGAAACACCGGATTTAAGAACGGATTTAGTCTATCGCCTGCGGATTATTGTTCTGGATCCCGATAATGGCCTGAAACAAGGCATGCCGGTCACTTTACGTTTTGCCGATACCAATACGGCTCAAGTCGATTTAGCTGACACAGATAAGTAA
- a CDS encoding ATP-binding cassette domain-containing protein — MSSSANMITLNGVVKTFPGLDVPAIAHLRAEIQGGSVTGLVGPDGAGKTTLIRMLAGLLQPDSGNIDIMGLNPIKDSIQVRAELGYMPQKFGLYEDLTVMENLTLYADLRGVFGEERKATFQTLLSFTDLTHFTQRLAGKLSGGMKQKLGLACTLLGSPKVLLLDEPGVGVDPIARRELWQMVHELASDGMLILWSTSYLDEAELCRDVLLMNRGELLYRGPPQDLTQGIAGRSFLLDVRQNVRRKVLQHALTLPQVTDGVIQGKYVRLILKQSADKNELLQQTLFQQIGLSAANIVDAEPRFEDAFIDLLGGGPARHSELAEILPQIPPNPTETVIEACSLTKKFGDFAATDQVDFQVKRGEIFGLLGPNGAGKSTTFKMMCGLMIPTSGKALVLDMDLKTRSGKARQHLGYMAQKFSLYGNLTVEQNLKFFSGVYGLTGRQQKEKMSGMIHAFNLDPILHQKTERLPLGFKQRLALSCALMHEPDILFLDEPTSGVDPLTRREFWMHINGMVDKGVTVMVTTHFMDEAEYCDRIGLVFRGKLIAAGTPDELKQRVATDTRPNPSMEDAFIDLVVNYDKEPQ; from the coding sequence ATGAGCAGTTCAGCCAACATGATAACACTGAACGGCGTGGTGAAAACGTTTCCGGGTCTAGACGTTCCTGCGATCGCTCACCTCCGGGCAGAAATTCAGGGTGGATCAGTGACGGGGCTTGTCGGCCCTGATGGTGCCGGCAAAACCACGCTGATAAGAATGTTAGCCGGATTATTGCAGCCTGATAGCGGCAATATTGACATCATGGGGCTTAATCCCATCAAAGACAGTATTCAGGTACGTGCTGAACTCGGCTATATGCCGCAGAAATTTGGCTTATATGAAGATTTAACCGTGATGGAAAATCTGACTTTATATGCCGATCTCCGGGGTGTGTTTGGTGAGGAACGCAAAGCCACATTTCAAACGTTACTGAGCTTCACGGACTTGACCCATTTTACCCAACGGCTGGCGGGAAAACTGTCCGGCGGCATGAAACAAAAATTGGGGCTTGCTTGTACCTTATTGGGTAGCCCAAAAGTTTTGCTGCTGGATGAGCCGGGTGTCGGCGTCGATCCCATCGCCCGTCGTGAGTTATGGCAAATGGTCCATGAACTCGCTTCTGACGGTATGCTGATCCTGTGGAGTACCTCTTATCTGGATGAAGCTGAGTTATGTCGTGACGTTTTACTGATGAATCGGGGGGAATTGCTCTATCGCGGCCCACCACAAGATTTAACACAGGGTATTGCTGGCCGCTCTTTTTTGCTTGATGTCAGGCAAAATGTTCGTCGCAAGGTACTGCAACATGCCCTCACATTGCCACAAGTGACTGATGGTGTGATTCAGGGGAAATATGTTCGTCTGATCTTAAAGCAATCAGCGGATAAAAATGAATTACTCCAACAAACACTATTTCAACAAATAGGGCTATCGGCAGCCAATATCGTCGATGCCGAACCACGTTTCGAAGATGCATTTATCGATTTATTGGGAGGCGGCCCTGCTCGTCATTCAGAACTGGCTGAAATTCTGCCACAAATCCCGCCAAATCCGACAGAAACCGTGATAGAAGCCTGTAGCCTGACGAAAAAATTTGGCGATTTTGCAGCCACTGATCAGGTGGACTTTCAGGTAAAACGGGGTGAAATTTTTGGTCTGTTAGGGCCGAATGGCGCCGGAAAATCGACGACCTTCAAAATGATGTGTGGTTTAATGATCCCCACGTCCGGCAAGGCACTGGTTTTGGATATGGATCTCAAAACCCGTTCAGGTAAAGCCCGCCAGCACCTTGGTTATATGGCTCAGAAATTTTCGCTTTATGGCAACCTGACGGTTGAGCAAAATCTCAAATTTTTCTCCGGTGTTTACGGCCTGACAGGCCGCCAGCAAAAAGAGAAGATGTCCGGCATGATCCATGCCTTCAATCTCGACCCGATTTTACATCAAAAGACTGAACGTCTGCCGCTGGGATTTAAACAACGACTCGCCCTTTCCTGCGCATTAATGCATGAGCCTGACATCCTGTTTTTGGATGAACCCACTTCGGGGGTTGATCCCTTGACACGGCGGGAATTTTGGATGCATATCAATGGCATGGTGGATAAAGGCGTCACCGTAATGGTCACAACCCACTTTATGGATGAAGCAGAATATTGTGATCGTATCGGGCTGGTATTTCGCGGCAAATTGATTGCAGCAGGCACGCCGGATGAGCTGAAACAACGGGTCGCCACGGATACGCGCCCAAATCCCTCCATGGAAGATGCTTTTATCGATCTCGTGGTGAATTACGATAAGGAGCCACAATGA
- a CDS encoding ABC transporter permease, which translates to MSYPEHNTAQPVTHQKAARFSWRRLKALCIKETKQIIRDPSSALIAVVIPLMLLLIFGYGINLDSSKLRLGILMEQQSKDARELVHVFTGSPYIDAMISDNRQHLIKKMQENQIRGIIVIPVNFDALLARPDNLAPIQVITDGSEPNTANFVQGYTKGIWQIWLQQRGQNQGVSTTPLIDTQIRYWFNPAAISQHFLIPGAVSIIMTVVGAILTSLVVAREWERGTMEALLSTQVTRIELLLAKLLPYQMLGSFVMVLCMVFTVFVLGVPYRGSLWILALVSSLYLATALGMGLLISTLTRNQFNAAMISLNAAFLPAIMLSGFVFEIDSMPVLIQASTYVIPARYFVSSLQTLFLAGNIGTVLMTNLLLLLASSIVFIGLTAWKTRRHLD; encoded by the coding sequence ATGAGTTATCCAGAACACAACACCGCCCAACCGGTAACACACCAGAAAGCGGCTCGTTTTTCATGGCGTCGATTGAAAGCACTCTGTATCAAGGAGACGAAACAGATTATCCGTGATCCTAGTAGTGCTTTAATTGCGGTCGTGATCCCATTGATGTTACTGTTGATTTTTGGCTATGGCATTAATTTGGATTCCAGCAAACTTCGCCTCGGCATTTTAATGGAACAGCAGAGCAAAGACGCCCGTGAATTAGTGCATGTCTTTACAGGATCGCCTTATATTGATGCCATGATCAGCGACAATCGCCAGCATCTCATCAAAAAAATGCAGGAAAACCAAATCCGCGGTATTATCGTTATTCCGGTCAATTTTGATGCTCTGCTTGCCCGTCCAGACAACCTCGCCCCCATTCAGGTGATCACCGATGGCAGTGAACCCAACACCGCCAATTTTGTTCAGGGTTATACCAAAGGTATCTGGCAAATTTGGTTACAACAACGAGGGCAAAATCAGGGAGTATCAACAACCCCCTTGATTGATACACAAATTCGCTATTGGTTTAACCCCGCCGCCATCAGCCAACATTTTCTTATTCCCGGCGCTGTCTCGATTATTATGACCGTAGTCGGTGCAATTCTGACCTCCCTGGTGGTTGCCCGTGAATGGGAACGCGGAACGATGGAAGCCCTGCTTTCAACTCAGGTCACCCGCATTGAATTACTGCTCGCTAAATTATTGCCCTACCAAATGCTCGGTTCTTTTGTCATGGTGCTTTGCATGGTATTCACGGTTTTTGTCCTGGGTGTCCCTTATCGCGGTTCCTTGTGGATATTAGCGTTAGTCTCCAGCCTTTATCTCGCTACCGCGTTGGGTATGGGTCTGCTCATTTCTACCCTGACACGTAATCAGTTTAATGCTGCAATGATTTCGCTGAATGCCGCTTTTTTACCTGCCATCATGCTGTCTGGCTTTGTATTCGAAATAGACAGTATGCCCGTACTGATTCAGGCTTCCACTTACGTGATACCTGCCCGTTACTTTGTCAGTAGCCTACAGACACTCTTTCTGGCTGGAAACATCGGTACGGTGTTGATGACCAATCTGCTTCTGCTACTTGCCAGTTCCATCGTCTTTATCGGCCTGACCGCGTGGAAAACCCGCCGGCATCTGGATTAA